One part of the Neoarius graeffei isolate fNeoGra1 chromosome 2, fNeoGra1.pri, whole genome shotgun sequence genome encodes these proteins:
- the lsm10 gene encoding U7 snRNA-associated Sm-like protein LSm10 yields the protein MATQSIAERTISENSLVVLLQGLHGQVTTVELRDESTARGRVLNVDAFMNVRLEDVLYRDRRGNVSEMADLFVTGRNVRYVHIPDHMDIVETVKTQLEKIHRVRCFTAKGRKEYSKKKK from the coding sequence ATGGCGACTCAGTCGATTGCAGAGCGCACCATCTCGGAGAACAGCCTGGTGGTGCTGCTGCAGGGTCTGCACGGTCAGGTGACTACGGTGGAGCTGCGGGACGAGAGCACGGCCCGGGGTCGTGTCCTCAATGTGGACGCCTTCATGAATGTGCGTCTGGAGGACGTCCTGTACCGGGACAGACGAGGGAACGTCTCGGAGATGGCCGACCTGTTCGTGACCGGCCGTAACGTGCGCTACGTGCACATTCCTGACCACATGGACATCGTCGAGACCGTCAAGACCCAGCTGGAGAAGATCCACAGAGTGCGCTGCTTCACCGCGAAAGGGAGGAAGGAGTACAGCAAGAAGAAGAAATGA